Proteins found in one Methanothermobacter thermautotrophicus genomic segment:
- the albA gene encoding DNA-binding protein Alba has protein sequence MSEENVVYIGNKPVMNYVLAVVTQMNGGTSEVILKARGRAISRAVDVAEIVRNRFIPDIQIENIDICTEEIIGNEGTATNVSAIEIQLRK, from the coding sequence ATGTCAGAGGAGAATGTAGTATACATCGGAAACAAGCCTGTAATGAACTATGTTCTGGCCGTTGTTACTCAGATGAACGGTGGGACCAGTGAAGTGATTCTTAAAGCCCGTGGAAGAGCCATAAGTCGGGCTGTTGACGTTGCAGAGATTGTAAGGAACCGCTTCATACCAGACATACAGATAGAGAACATTGACATATGCACAGAGGAGATCATTGGTAACGAGGGAACCGCTACCAATGTTTCAGCAATAGAAATTCAGCTCCGGAAATAG